Sequence from the Deltaproteobacteria bacterium genome:
CGGGCAACAGCGAGGGCGATGCCAAGGTGAGCATATTGTTCGGCCGCGGCGACGGAACCTTCACCGCTGTGGCGCCGATGATCACCGGCACGAATTCCCCGAGCACGCCGAGCACGGCGGGTGTGCTCATCACCGATGTCAATAGTGACAGCCGGCCCGATGTGGTGGCAGCCAATAGCGGTAGCTCGAATGTTTCCGTGTTCCTCGGCGACGGCGCCGGCGGCTTCGGCGCGCGCATCGACTCCAGCGTGGGGGTCGCGCCGACGGCGGTGGCCGCGGCTGATATCAACGAAGATGGCCATCCTGACCTAACGATTTCGATGCTTGACGGCATCCTGGTGCTTACCGGCGATGGCCAGGGCCATTTCACCGCCGGCGCCAGTGCCGGCGCCGGGAATACCCCCAACGGGGTGGTGCTGACCGATGTCGATAAGGACGGGCACGTCGACGCCCTCGTGAGCAACAACCGCAGTTCGGACATCAGTGTGCTGCGCGGCAACGGGCTCGGCGGGTTCGGCCCGGCCAGGTCATTTGTGGCCGACGAGGAACCGCTAGTGATTGCCGCCGGCGACCTCGACGAAGATGGCTTCCCCGATGCCGTCGTCGGCGCCCGTAACTACCAGAATGCCTTCTACCTGCCGGTGTTGCTCAACCACGGCGCGGGCCGCTTGCTGGCGGTCGAGGACTTGCTGATCGGCCAAGCCGTCGCGGCAACCGCGGCCGGCGATGTCAATAACGACGCGCTGCCGGACCTCGCGGTGATCTTCGGCTCAGGCGCGGATAGCCGCGCACAGGTGTTCCTTGCCGGTTCGGACGGGGGCTTCGTCGTCACCACTCCGGTAGCAACGGGGGAATACCCCAACGCGCTCGCGCTCGCCGACTTCAACCGCGACGACAAGCTGGACCTGGTGACCACCAACAACCACAGCGACAATGTCTCGGTCCTCCTCGGACATGGTGACGGCACGTTTGATGCGGCCCGCTCGTCTGCAACCGAACCGAAACCGCTGGCGTGTGCGGTGGGAGACTTCGATAACAACCGCATCCCCGATCTGGCAGTGGCCTCGACGGGCGAGCCGGGGGCGGTCTCGATCCTGCTCGGTAACGGCGACGGCACGTTGCACAGCGCCGCCACGGTGACCGTACAAAACACCCCGCTGGCGCTGGCGGTCGGCCACTTCGACGGCGATGCCAACGACGACGTCCTGGTGGCCAACTTCGGCTCGAATAACATCTCGATTCTACTCGGCAACGGCGACGGTACTTTTCGCACGTCCGACCCGCTGTACGTCGGGCGCGGTCCCGCCAGTATCGCCGTGCTCGACCTCAATCGAGACGGCGCGGACGATTTTGCCGTGGCGCTGGCGAACGAGCCGCAACTGAATGTGGCCGTCTATGCCGGGAGCGCCGGTGGCGTGACCTTCTGGTTGTCGATTCCGGCGGGCGATACCCCCTCGGCGATCGTCGCCCGCGATTTCGACGGCAACGGCCGCCCCGACGTCGTGGTCTCAAACCAGGTGTCCAATAACATCACCGTCTTGGTGGGCACGAACAGCAACCGCTTGTCGCGTCTCGGCAGCGTCACCGTCAGCCGCCAGCCCAAGACCATTGCCGCCGCTGACTTCAACGGCGACGGACGCTATGATGTGGCGACCAGCAACTATGCCCAGACTTCGATGAACGTTTCCGTGGTGAACAACTCCGGCGCCGCCGCCGTACTGCGCGCCGATGGCAACGGCGACGGGCGGCGCGGGGCGGCGGACCTGGTGGCGCTGCAGCGCCAGCTCGCCGACAGCGACACCGGCCGGCCCGAAGATGCCGGGGGCGGCAGCTTTGCCGCCGCACCCGGGGTGGACGCCAACGGCGACGGCCTGATCACGCTGCAAGATGCCCGCGCCACCGTGACGCGGATCTTCCTGGGGAGCTGAACCATGGCCAGCGAAGCGCAGATCCAAGCCGACCTCAGCGCGGCCATGAAAGGCCGCGACATGACCAAGGTGTACGTGCTTCGTGGAGTGTTGGCCGCGGTCAAGAATTTGAAAGTCGAAAAGATGATCAAGGAAGTGCCGGAGGTGGAGGTAGCTGCCTTGATCCGCAAAGAGGTCAACAAACGCATCGAAGCCGCCGGCTTTGCCGCCAAGAGTGGCCGGGACGAGTTGGTGGAGCAGAATCGGGCCGAGCAAGCAGTGCTCGAAGCCTACCTGCCGGCACAATTGGACGCGGCCGCACTCGAGGCGGTGATCCGCGATCTGGCCGCAGAACTCGGTACCACCGCCATCGGCCCGATCATGGCACAGCTCAAGCAACGCTACGCCGGCCAATACGACGGCAAGCTGGCGAGCGAACTAGCGCGCAAGCTGAGCTGACGGCCCGCTACGCCGCAAAGCTCCTCGCCGGCAATCACGCGCCTTGCGGTTCGAGGCCGCCGGCGCTGGTGAGGGTCGCGCCGGTGGCGGCTGCGGTTAGCGGTGCAACCACCTGCTCGATCTGGTTCAGTCCTTTGATCGGTGAGGGGGATTTCCTGGCCGCGCGGTAACAGCAGTCCTTGGGCCGTGCCCCTGTTGCCCCGTTCAAACTTCTCCGCCCGGCTGTTCGGATTTGTCCGCCACCAGGCCGACAGACAGCGGGCGGCGGCGAAAAACTCCTGGCACACCGCTTGCCATCTCTTCTGGTCAGTTCGACGTGAGGAGTGACGAGCCATGCAACTGATTGCGACGGGCAAGTGGTCAAAGGCGAACAAGCGGTGGACGATGCTGGTGGCGCTGCGGCGGCCTGCGAGCACGCCGCCGAAGAGCACCGCCCCGAGCTCCCAGCGCCCGATTCGCCCGAAAGAACGCTAAACCTCGACCCGCGCTTGCCGTGCACGCTCTTGGACCAGCTCTCTTAGCCCCACCCCGGCTTAGCCCGGCGAGATTAGCCTCCCCCCTCGCCGGGCGGCCGGCCCCCCTTTTCGAAAGAGCCGATGCCCTGGTCCACCTCGAAGACCAGAAAGGCGTCCCCGATGGTGCCGGTCACACGAGCGGCGGAGCGCGCCTGTGCGTGGCGCAGCCAGCGGTAGCTCTCGAGGTTGAAGACGCCGACGAACTCGCTGGCTCGTACCACCACCGTGCCGCTGCTTGGCAGCTCCCGGGGTTCTAGCCGGTACGGGCGCCCGCCACGCCGCTCCTGCCATCGCCATAACGCAAAGCGCGCCTGGTCCCAGTCGAGGTTGGAGTCCGCCAAGTAGCGATAGGCTTGCTGGCGCGAGCCGATCAACTGATTGAAGTAAGAGAGATAGCGCGGGCAATTTGCCGCCGTCTCCAACACGCACAACGCGGCGAGCGCGCTGGCGGCGTGCTGCCACCGCGGTGGCCGGCCGTGATCCCAAGCCGCGCCGGCCAAGAGCGCGAGGAACGGAAACGCGGGCAGCAAGTAGCGCAGCCCCACTTGCGAATTCAGCGTCAGACTCAGCTGCACGGCCAACCACAGCACCGGCGCCAGCCACACCCAGTCGCTGTAGCGGCGATGCCGGCGCCACGGACGCGTGAGCAGCAGGAGCAGAAACGGCAGCGGGGTCTTCAGCACCGTGGCGA
This genomic interval carries:
- a CDS encoding VCBS repeat-containing protein, whose translation is MGAFRLAVLGWTMVMPSLVLAQVGGVFDAADNSNSLDGKPAAIVVADINNDNHLDVVTANADTASVSVITGDGGGFMGWWGRYDAGSVPMGLAVARFDDDGNPDAVVSNGNMSALTYLKGFGEGTFEVTGDPIMLPGVCSLDPAQACNSDLPQAEDECTAAEKGECTAVAGPGAIATADLNGDGLADLAVASAGNSEGDAKVSILFGRGDGTFTAVAPMITGTNSPSTPSTAGVLITDVNSDSRPDVVAANSGSSNVSVFLGDGAGGFGARIDSSVGVAPTAVAAADINEDGHPDLTISMLDGILVLTGDGQGHFTAGASAGAGNTPNGVVLTDVDKDGHVDALVSNNRSSDISVLRGNGLGGFGPARSFVADEEPLVIAAGDLDEDGFPDAVVGARNYQNAFYLPVLLNHGAGRLLAVEDLLIGQAVAATAAGDVNNDALPDLAVIFGSGADSRAQVFLAGSDGGFVVTTPVATGEYPNALALADFNRDDKLDLVTTNNHSDNVSVLLGHGDGTFDAARSSATEPKPLACAVGDFDNNRIPDLAVASTGEPGAVSILLGNGDGTLHSAATVTVQNTPLALAVGHFDGDANDDVLVANFGSNNISILLGNGDGTFRTSDPLYVGRGPASIAVLDLNRDGADDFAVALANEPQLNVAVYAGSAGGVTFWLSIPAGDTPSAIVARDFDGNGRPDVVVSNQVSNNITVLVGTNSNRLSRLGSVTVSRQPKTIAAADFNGDGRYDVATSNYAQTSMNVSVVNNSGAAAVLRADGNGDGRRGAADLVALQRQLADSDTGRPEDAGGGSFAAAPGVDANGDGLITLQDARATVTRIFLGS
- a CDS encoding GatB/YqeY domain-containing protein, whose protein sequence is MASEAQIQADLSAAMKGRDMTKVYVLRGVLAAVKNLKVEKMIKEVPEVEVAALIRKEVNKRIEAAGFAAKSGRDELVEQNRAEQAVLEAYLPAQLDAAALEAVIRDLAAELGTTAIGPIMAQLKQRYAGQYDGKLASELARKLS